ATGCTAGGCACGCTGATTGGTATTACTAGCTTATTGGGAGATTTAACCGAGTCAATGATGAAGCGAGATGCTGGGGTAAAAGATTCAGGACAGTTAATTCCTGGGCATGGAGGTATTTTAGATAGAACCGACAGTTACGTTTTTACTGCTCCTTTGGTATATTATTTTTTTACTTTATTATTACCTTTACTCTCAGCTAATATCTAAACATTACCAACATCGTTAACGTTACGCAAAATAAACTGCTGCGCCGTAGTCCCTGCGGGGGGTACCCCTTGGCTAGTTATTAGTTCCTGTGGGGATTATCCCCCTTGGCTATTTATTGGTGCAGGGCATTCGCTTGGCGCGTTTTGGGTGGGAAGATTCCTACCCAAAAGCCGCCAACCAGATCGTCCCCCAAGGGGAAACTTCGCTGCCTTGCAGCGTGCATCAAATATAGTCTTGAATTCTACCTGATTGAGACTACTAAAAACTAAAAACTTTTTGATAAAAAAAGACGAGCATTAAAAAGCTCGCCTTGTAAATAACCTGATGTAATTTTATTTAGCCTGGTTCTTCCTCATATTCAGGAGCTTTTTCTTTTTTGGGAATATTTATTGCTGGAGGATTATAGGGTTCAGGTTTGATATCATCATCCCAAACATCTTCATTTGTTACTTCTTCATATTCGTATTCCTTAACTGGTGGCGCATCATACACTGGTGCATCATAAATTTCAGGTTCTGCATCTTCCCAATTATTTTCTTCATATTCTTCTTCATAGGGAATTGCTTGTGCCTGCTGTCTAATTGGCTGTTGAGCAACACGATTTTCTTGCCATTCGTCTTCATCCCATCTTTCTTCCATTACGGGTTCTCTAGAATCTACAGGTGTAGAAATCGGTGTACGAATTGGAGTTCCTGTACCTAGCTGGTTTTCCGCATTGATAGTTTGAGGATAATAGTCTTCGCGATCTTTTTCCCAAGGAGGACGACCAATACCCAAACGCTCCAAAAGACCGACTGAAATTTGTTCAATCCGTTCTTCTGAGCCTTCAAAAACAATTAAGCGATTAGGACCACTGCTAACCACCTCTTCGATAGATAGTTCGTAGGTACTAATAAACTGTTCGGGGATCTGCGGTAGTCCCAGTGAAGCAATCACAATCGAGTTTACTGCTCCATTTTCTGCATCAAACTGAAAATCTCTAACCTTACCTAGAGGTTCGCCAGCTTCAGTAATCACTTCGCAACTAATTAGCTTACTGTAAGCCTCAATATCTATATCTTCTATTGCACTTTCATCGTCGACCAAAATCACGTCTCCAGTCTGACGAATACTGTCAAGGTACATATACTTTGGTATTCCAGAAACCGAAAGTAAATTATCTCGCAGTCCTAAAGCCACTATTTCTCTGCGATCTATATCGACCAAAACCTCTTTTACCACTCCTAATCGTTTACCGCTATTACGGGCGATAACCTGAGTGTTGATAAATTCAGAGCGCAGATGTATGTTTTCGGTTGTCATTTTATTGTTTGGTTAATGTAAGCTATTGCTTGCACTTGCTATCTATATAGTAATTTTTTTAAATCGAGACAGTGTAAGTATTTATTTTAAGATAACGTCACAAAAGTCACTAGACTAAAATATTCTATAGGTATCTAAAGACTATTTTAGCTAATCGTGATGCGTTTGCCTCATTGGAGCATGAATAATACCTTTTGGCAAGACGGTTTAGACGTGATTGGCGGTAGAACAGATAGGAATACATTTAAAATTAAGAATTAAACTTTAGATTCAAATTGCCGTGTGTATTACCCTCAAACTGAGCTAAAACGGGTATGTATAAAAAAACCCAAGCAGTTTTTATCTATTTGAGGTGTTAATCTCCAGATATAAAATGGATATTTTAAGATTGTGCCGTAGCTATTGGCGACCTAACAACCCAACAAAATCAAGCTATCTACAAGTTATTAACAGGATTAAATTTTCGCCAAACCAGTGCAGTGCTAAATTTAGATAATAAGGCGATCGCCTTATTATCTCCCTCGATCCTAGATCGGGATATTATTGTCCGAGATCCCAATCCTCCATTTGACAAATTACCTAGACTGCCTCAGCAAGAAAGCGACAAAGCATCAAAGCATCATTAAATCCTAGTTGGTCAGATGATAATAACAATAGTGGGTTTGATACTAATGTTCATAGCCAAGGTACGCCTTCAGTTACTCAGTGTAATTCGACAATATCTTCAATAAAATAATTTCTTTACCAAAAATTGCGATCGCGGAGCTAGCCGTAGGCATCGCT
This DNA window, taken from Pleurocapsa sp. FMAR1, encodes the following:
- a CDS encoding PRC-barrel domain-containing protein produces the protein MTTENIHLRSEFINTQVIARNSGKRLGVVKEVLVDIDRREIVALGLRDNLLSVSGIPKYMYLDSIRQTGDVILVDDESAIEDIDIEAYSKLISCEVITEAGEPLGKVRDFQFDAENGAVNSIVIASLGLPQIPEQFISTYELSIEEVVSSGPNRLIVFEGSEERIEQISVGLLERLGIGRPPWEKDREDYYPQTINAENQLGTGTPIRTPISTPVDSREPVMEERWDEDEWQENRVAQQPIRQQAQAIPYEEEYEENNWEDAEPEIYDAPVYDAPPVKEYEYEEVTNEDVWDDDIKPEPYNPPAINIPKKEKAPEYEEEPG